From Pseudomonadota bacterium, a single genomic window includes:
- a CDS encoding GGDEF domain-containing protein: MTDHRPSFEDPSVEREEQNTTPASGVPVMAETLRPDETIPIDLDALQRFHHTRRKGSLIVIDGVPADLGSHLLIDEAAVIGREPHGLQLRDGRISRRHALVERSAAGKHLLHDLGSTNGTLINGARVAQPHELQDGDKVFLGRTVIKFTLVDETEATYLRRMEQLAGTDDLTGLLAKHRFDSLLEEAVRAAALLRRPLAVLMLDLDGVKRINDTHGHHMGAHTIREVGRLIGELVEGHGEACRFGGDEFCIFLPGASLARARALAELICARVREGRYALNDCVVQTTISGGVAVSGDDNEAVAGLLHRADQALYRAKSAGRDGVSE; the protein is encoded by the coding sequence ATGACCGACCACCGTCCGAGCTTCGAGGACCCCTCGGTCGAGCGCGAAGAGCAGAACACGACCCCCGCGAGCGGCGTGCCCGTGATGGCGGAGACGCTGCGTCCCGACGAGACGATTCCGATCGATCTGGACGCCCTTCAGCGCTTCCATCACACGCGACGCAAGGGCTCCTTGATCGTCATCGACGGCGTTCCCGCCGACCTCGGCTCGCACCTGCTGATCGACGAGGCGGCGGTGATCGGGCGCGAACCGCACGGCCTGCAGCTGCGCGACGGTCGCATCTCGCGGCGCCACGCGCTCGTCGAGCGCTCCGCGGCTGGGAAGCATTTGCTGCACGACCTCGGCTCGACCAACGGCACGCTGATCAACGGGGCGCGCGTCGCTCAGCCGCATGAGCTGCAGGACGGCGACAAGGTCTTCCTCGGCCGGACCGTGATCAAGTTCACCCTCGTCGACGAGACCGAGGCGACCTACCTGCGGCGGATGGAGCAGCTCGCCGGCACCGACGACCTGACCGGCCTGCTGGCCAAACACCGCTTCGACTCGCTGCTCGAAGAGGCCGTGCGCGCGGCTGCCTTGTTGCGTCGGCCGCTCGCCGTGCTGATGCTGGATCTCGATGGGGTCAAGCGGATCAACGATACCCACGGCCATCACATGGGCGCGCATACGATCCGCGAGGTCGGACGCCTGATCGGCGAGCTGGTCGAGGGACACGGTGAGGCCTGCCGTTTCGGCGGCGACGAGTTCTGCATCTTCCTGCCGGGTGCGTCGCTGGCTCGCGCCCGAGCGCTGGCCGAGCTGATCTGTGCGCGGGTGCGCGAGGGGCGCTACGCGCTCAACGACTGCGTCGTCCAGACGACGATCAGCGGCGGTGTAGCGGTGTCCGGCGACGACAACGAAGCGGTGGCGGGTCTCCTGCACCGAGCCGACCAGGCGCTCTATCGGGCGAAGTCAGCGGGTCGAGATGGCGTCAGTGAGTGA
- a CDS encoding DUF1318 domain-containing protein, giving the protein MIRPSAPVALLALATLTGGCLTYRPIIVDRKTDFEAQLLGRFERLHERPSAAAALPLARGATALGRADRLLVQAVLDSELLREATHQSKRAQLVGEGREGLLVVVTMPASDDERERLARLVTEVNAWRQSLMQAVIASDATLSASDLPEVQRVFHRLQRATAAPGDLVQDADGRWTAAGAHSLTPSRPADFAR; this is encoded by the coding sequence GTGATCCGGCCTTCGGCCCCCGTGGCGCTACTCGCGCTCGCGACGCTGACCGGCGGCTGCCTGACCTATCGTCCGATCATCGTCGATCGCAAGACGGACTTCGAGGCGCAGCTTCTCGGCCGCTTCGAGCGGCTGCACGAACGGCCCAGCGCCGCGGCCGCGCTGCCCCTGGCACGAGGCGCGACGGCGCTGGGGCGCGCCGACCGGCTGCTCGTCCAGGCGGTGCTCGACAGCGAGCTGCTGCGCGAGGCCACCCACCAGAGCAAGCGCGCGCAACTCGTCGGCGAAGGCCGCGAGGGGCTGCTGGTCGTCGTGACAATGCCAGCGAGCGACGATGAGCGTGAACGCCTCGCTCGGCTGGTGACCGAGGTGAACGCCTGGCGCCAGTCGTTGATGCAGGCCGTCATCGCCTCGGACGCCACGCTGAGCGCCAGCGACCTGCCAGAGGTGCAGCGGGTCTTTCATCGACTCCAGCGCGCGACCGCCGCGCCCGGCGACCTCGTCCAGGACGCGGACGGTCGCTGGACGGCGGCCGGCGCTCACTCACTGACGCCATCTCGACCCGCTGACTTCGCCCGATAG
- a CDS encoding tetratricopeptide repeat protein yields the protein MVLTLADDLAGAERHFRAAIALAPRLPLLQGNLGAVLLRLGRLDEAQRALHAELSLNPGNGQAHYNLALLLQQRGQAERALEHFELAAAFNPADVAALGELLKYYAARGDSARAERYQRQMQALGVRFFQRPAPR from the coding sequence ATGGTGCTGACCCTCGCCGACGACTTGGCCGGCGCCGAGCGGCACTTCCGCGCGGCCATCGCGCTGGCGCCGCGTCTGCCGCTGCTGCAGGGCAACCTCGGCGCAGTGCTGCTGCGGCTGGGGCGGCTCGACGAGGCGCAACGCGCCCTGCATGCCGAGCTCTCGCTCAACCCGGGCAACGGCCAGGCGCACTACAATCTGGCGTTGCTCCTGCAGCAGCGTGGGCAGGCGGAGCGCGCGCTCGAGCACTTCGAGCTGGCGGCAGCCTTCAATCCGGCCGATGTGGCGGCCCTCGGCGAGCTGCTGAAGTACTATGCGGCGCGTGGCGATAGCGCGCGGGCCGAGCGCTATCAGCGTCAGATGCAGGCGCTCGGCGTGCGCTTCTTTCAGCGGCCCGCGCCGCGCTGA